The following nucleotide sequence is from Salvia miltiorrhiza cultivar Shanhuang (shh) chromosome 7, IMPLAD_Smil_shh, whole genome shotgun sequence.
GTATTCGCTCGCATAAAACTTGGGGCTCTTGATACCACTTATTAGGAAATAACACGGAGAACAATTaggaaaattaagaaaaaatatatgatAATTGATTATCAATTCATCCCAATAAGACTACGTCTAAGGGTGTTGTCAAGTCATATTCCTCTATTAAAGAATTTCTCTCTATAATTATAACTAGTAAGTAGTCCGTTGAACTTCGATGGAATCAATTATTACATAAATGTGTGAAATTATATAATTGCATTTTTTGATTCATGAATTCTATTTTACTAAAATAGAGTACAGaatgaaattgttttaaaattaataaaaaggtgtgaaatttatttgaaattgccTTAAATTAGATGcattatgaaatatatatacaagCAGAGTATCAACCCACAAAATGTTAAAAGAGAAACTGCAATAGTTATTTGAAATTTATCTCTGATTAgagatttagaaaaaaaaaattaaatttgtatgattatttaatggtttttagatgTGGAGATTGATTAGAGAtttagaaaatttagaaaaaagaaataaaaataaataaaaattgaagaaaattataatgtaattattaTACGGATGCCACGTAAGATAGATttcgttttcttcttcttagATAAATGCGCTATTCATAAGAAGGAAAAATTCATTATAATTATAATCCTACTATGACTAGAATAACTCTAGGCCtataaattttaattctaaTCTAATCAAGACTCCATGATCCAACAATGACGACACTTCAAAAGAAGTTAATAACAAGAACCGGCGACAAAGTATGGCTTAGTTCCTCAATTATATCTACCACaaaaccacagcaagcatcATAAAACAAGAAACTAATTTAATATGCATGATCTCTATGTAGTTAACATTTAACAAGATGTGACGGCCAATATATATTCCCACTCCCACCCCCACCACATACACAAGGTTAGATTTGATTgacaatttgattttttttttaaataaaaataatgaataaaattaataattaattttacgaATAACTTAATACAACTGATGAGCAAACGTATCTATTTAATATGTTCAAAATTTCACCAccttcagaattcgaaccccGGACCAAAATGCttgtttataaatattattcatttattgatcaaaattaaataatttgttCGCGACTATTCAAACGAATTCTCAAATTGCTTgaatctcaataaattatttatctctctatatatgtatacaaCGATTATATTTCTGGCTAATACAGTAatacttattaaaaaaaatcacacttTAGTCTTTAGCCCAttgagaaaagaagaagaaaacaatgTAGCCTAAAACATTGGAGtactaacaaaaataaaaataaataaataaagagacTAATGGTCCAAACTTCGTGCAATTaccttattctttttcttttttcattatcTTCCCCTCATATTATTACTTATTaatcataattttctttttccccttatatttcactatcttaactagggatgtcaaaaaagcccgaagTCGACGAATCGACCcaaatagaccgataaaaaatgagggttagggctgaaatTTTTTAGCCCGAATGAcgcgaaccgaaaatagcctgAGCCCTATAAGATTGACCCGAAAACTGAGTGgattggcccgattaaccgaacactttcttaataattgatttttaaactttaatattttactttttaattcgataataacattttgatgcttgtagaatatgttttgatttttttcaactgttaataacaaacaactggatataaaagtcaaagaaagatattcatttatattaaatctatatacatTTTTTGTCGGAAATGAagttaaagttagatattatgtaaatctacgttaaaataacattaatttttgtatctaaaataaggcgaaatgtcttgatttaaaaaatacgatatatttttattactagaatatgattatctataaaaaaaattaaacatataaaaaaatcgtaattTTGCGAGCTCAAAATCGAGTGGGTTAGAGTCGGAAAATTTtagcccaaaaaataaaaaaatcaactaGTCTGAACTAAAAATAACCCGAAATCGAATGAGTTGGCCCGAAATCAAGTGAATTGGCccaattgacatccctaatctTGATGTTATATGTAGATATAAATGTCAGCTGAATATTACTCACATAAACTCATCGTACAGTAGTAACTATTAGTAGCCACACCATTATCACCATAGCTTCTTAACTAAATCGCTTTCCCTAAAATTCCAAGCATGGGAACAGTGGAAGAAGCTGAGCCTCCTCTCTCCCAATCCCAACCACCACCAAAACTGGACGActacgacgacgacgacgagaTCTCGCCGATCGAGCAAGTCCGGCTAACCGTACCGATAACCGACGACCCGACCCTACCCGTATGGACGTTCCGAATGTGGGCGCTGGGGCTCCTCTCGTGCGTGCTCCTCTCCTTCCTCAACCAGTTCTTCTCGTACCGGCGGTCGCCGCTGGTCATCACGCAGATCACTGTGCTCGTCGCCACGCTGCCCATCGGCCGTTTCATGGCCGCCGTGCTGCCGTCGACCAAGTGGACGGTTTCGATTCCCGGGTTGGGGCCCCGGGAGTTCTCGCTCAACCCGGGCCCGTTTAACATCAAGGAGCACGTGCTCATATCCATCTTCGCTAATGCGGGCAGCGCTTTCGGAAACGGGCCGGCCTACGCGGTTATGATTGTCGATATTATCATTGCTTTTTATGGGCGGAAGATATCTTTTCTTGCTGGATGGCTCCTTATTATCACCACTCAggtattaatatattaataaaataaaatactagtaTTACATAAATATGTGCTTTTTTTCAATAGTATTATTGGATAAATATCAGTGTTGTTTGGATATGGTTGGTGACTTTTTGGTCGCCTTCTGCTGCGGCTTTGCTAGATAGTACTTTCTCCTCTATCccttgaacaattttttttttacgaattttaaagagttaatattttatatacaagtgaaaataactaaataaataaataaatttttaccaTATTAAAGAAATgctcaaattttgtaaaacaattCGAAAAGAGTACTTTATATCCCAGTGTCCCACCCTCTATGATCGAACCCGCAGTGTAGAGTTATTTCAgccttttttttcccttttcctttggtttcagaaagcaataaaaacttTGTTTCGCATTCTGGAAAATTTGTTTTTTGGGTGTTGTTAGTGCGGTTGAACAGCTAATCCAATCAGCTGAATTCttgtattttcgaaaattacatagcttattaaaaaaagaagggAAACGTAATTATAGTTTATTGaaattttacaaatttaatCATTGATTGCTGAAACTGAGATCACGACAAGAATACTTGATTTTTAACTGCAAAGTTTTCAAACCACTTTTTTCAATCTGGCATCATTTTGATCTCCAATTTGCAAATTTGTTTAGTGATTTTGTACGTATAGGGAATTCCAATCGTGGGCTCAATTTCATCGAATTGATTGAAACTGAGGTGgcaagaaaaaaaatgtttttttactaatataataaaattgttAACAATTATGATAGTATTAACATTATTTGAAATTTTTCATAAGTTAGTAtgaaaaaattgttttttttactaatataataaaattgttAACAATTATGATAGTATTAACattatttgtaatttttcatAAGTTAGTATAAAATGACATTTTTGCTAGAAAATAATGTTTTTCTTTTGAGTTAAAAAGAGTGTTATTACTGTTATGTCTGCCCATTTCTCTTGAAATATGTGCTTCATAACCTGCACTAATTTTCGATACAATTTGTGTAATGTTTTGTCTATTAATGTCCAACTTGCTATTGTAATTGTAATTGTCCCTTTCAAATCGTCGTCATCAGTATTTAAATgtgtattttaaaattgaaatgaTGAATCTCATTATCTCAAGATACGCTAGCTGCTGCCTCACCCCTAGAGATTCCTAATCCTAGCTAAAGTATATCATGGTCTAGATATATCGATTGATtattctttttcattttaattaaatctCGAATTATTTTAATGCTTTTAGGACTCGTTTGTTACGTGGTATGGGATAAGACGAGATATCTTTAACTATGATatccattaatttattagatattaaTATCATATTTAGTAAGATATACTTTACGTTATCACAAGATGTGATATAGAATCTAAAAGATATGGATAATAGATAACGAAccattaatttataaaggactttgagtTTTGACCCAAATAACATATTGGGATGGTATAGATATCTATTCAACACTTATCATACATTGCAAATGAGCCCTTAGGTATACAGTTTATTATAAGTTCTGCCCTCCAAATCTCgaataaatttgatatttaaagttttcaaaataattgaaatataaatATCTTTAGTACTTCATGATACTCTGCCATTTAGATTCCTTTTGTTGAAAagctttatctttttttttttttgagggggagGGGGATTACAGCTTTGAGCTACAAACAAAATACTATTGTAGCATCCGGCCGGCAGCTGATGTTATGAGATGTGGTGACTTATTTTACGAATTGCATTttacaatatttataaataaaactatTGGATTGTTTCTCTTGCTTTAAGGAATGgaaagtcaattccccaaaccCCCAAGACCAAAAATAAACACATAAACATTATAAAGATGATGATTCTTGGATTATGCTATAGatttttagaatttaattttctcttttttcgaTATACTCCCCTTGTTCTGTTCCAGTTATACTTGTCTGAATGTCCTAAATATATAGATTGATTTTCATAAAGGATAAGATATTTCTAATTCTTTGATTAACTCTAGCATAAACGCATTATCAAATACTCTTAACCCAATGATTTTCTTAACCCTTACGCAAAATTAGgaaattacaaaattaattttctttacCAATGATATGCTTATATAATTTTCTTAACTATGCAAAATTAGGAaattacttgtataattttttttaccaatGATTTTCTTAACCCTTATGCAAAATTAAATCTACCTATATAATTGGGAGGGAGAGGGCATTTGGTTTTTGAGATGATACAATGTTTGACGTTTTATGAGCGCTTATTTTCATAGTTATTGAGCTGATTAAGAGTGATTTCAAGTTACTAATTAATGTTCAATAAGTAAAGGAAATGAGGAATAAAAAAATGGAGTTTGACGATAGGTTCTTGGATATGGATGGGCTGGACTGCTAAGGAAATACGTAGTGGATCCGGCACACATGTGGTGGCCCAGCACTCTCGTCCAGATTTCACTCTTCAGGTTCCTTCATATATATTCTCACTTCTTATTTcttactataaataaatatgatctcttctattatttaataaaacaCAGATACTGAGATACATATGAATTATGATAGAGATATAATTGTATTTTTGACGACTAGTAACTTTCATCTCTTAGCTGTAGATTGTTTTTTTATGCTAAAATTAAGCAACTTGGTATTCTAGCTTAGTTTAATTTGTCAACACATTCCCGTGAATGAGCTAAGGCCTAAATTCttagatataataataatgatgcATCATTCCGAGTAAAGTAATCTGTCTATTTCATGCAGATACAGTACTAGTTGATTTTCACGTCCTGAAAATGGATCCCAATATTAATGATGCGCTGTCATAAGATGTTGatgttttaatattattttctatCATGCATAGCATAGTCGAATACAACGAAACTTCCTAGACGGCCTCGTTTGTGTTTATTAATATTCTCCGTCCCATAATTTTATACGTCTCAttcattaatatattttataaatatacttCCTTAGTCCACAAATTAAGATTATACGGTGAAGTGAaagatacgaattttaataaataattaggagatgtgtataaaatgtaaaaaatggtTCATAATTAATAATTGGGTGGTGAAAGGAATTTAAACCACTAACATTGATATTGTGTAATAAACATACAATATTcgtggacgaatgaagtataatatatataattataaatcataaTTCACactttatcaataaaaaaatgaagttttaaaatatatatattatatacctattataaaataatcaattaaaTGCTAAACAACAAGTAGAATTCTATAATTCGATGTAAGGAATTCTAAGTAATAATTGCAAGACTAAATTAAAATgagagaaaattaaaaaagaaaaaataaaaaaattaatcatggGATGTAAGTTGAACACCAAAAGGTAGAATAGATTAGCCCAAATGTTGTATTTCGATCGAGTTGCTACCTACATTCCAAATAAAGAATCTTGTGAATCATGTCCTTGTGAGAGGATGTGGAGACCCCTCCAATTAGGATTTACTCCCTCCATTCTTTAGTTGTAAGTATTCCTAGTCACTAAATTagtactactatatatataccaaaaaagtacatttacaatcttatcaattgttttctttttttgatgCTGTTGTaataaaagaaaagtaaaacaTGAAGAATCTCTTTACATTTTGAAATAAGGTACATATTagaaagaaacaaagaaaacagAAATCACAACTGAGACTCTTAAAAACAATAGAAAGGAGTATATATTAATCCACAATCATAATTGCATGTTGTTCAAACATAGGTTCTTATAAAATGTGATTTATCTCATGCACAAAGTTGAAAAGCCCCTCTTTAAATTTCAGGTTTTGATATTAATATTGTAAGGAAATTATGGGCTTTGCAGAACACTGCATGAAAAGGATGAAAAGGCAGATGAGGGCGCGAAGAAGCAGATGTCACGATCCAAGTTCTTCTTGATTGCCCTAACATGCAGCTTTCTATGGTACCTCTTCCCAGGCTACCTCTTCAAAACCCTACAGAGCATCTCATGGCTATGCTGGGCCTTCCCACACTCCGTCACCGCCCAGCAGCTCGGCTCCGGCTTCAACGGCCTCGCCATCGGCGCTCTCACCCTCGACTGGTCCGTCGTCGCCTCCTTCCTCTTCAGCCCCCTCATCTCCCCCTTCTTCGCCATCGCCAACATCTTCGTCGGCTACTTCGTCATCATGTACGTCGTCGTCCCCATCTCCTACTGGGGTCTCAACGTCTACAACGCCAAGACCTTCCCCCTCTACTCCGTCGACCTCTTCACCGCCGACGGCCAAGACTACGACATCAAAGCCATTGTCAACAACAACTTCAAGCTCGACAAGGCTCAGTATGCGAAGCAGGGCCGGATTCACTTGAGCATCATGTTCGCTCTCGCCTATGGGTTTGGCTTCGCCACCATCGCAGCCACTATCTCCCACGTCGCGTTGTTCTATGGAAAGGAGATCTACGAGCGGTTCAAGGCCTCTAAGAAGGGGAAGATCGACATCCACACTAGACTGATGATGAAGAACTACCAAGACATACCTTCGTGGTGGTTCTACATTCTTCTTGCGGTGACACTGGTCGTGGCGCTTATGCTCTGCATCTTCATGAAAGACGAGGTGCAGATGCCTGTTTGGGCTCTTGTGCTCTCCGCTGTCCTGGCCTTCTCCTTCACGCTTCCTATCAGCATTATCACTGCAACAACAAATCAGACGCCGGGGCTCAACATAATCACGGAGTACCTCATGGGAGTTATATATCCCGGAAGGCCAATAGCGAATGTGTGCTTCAAGGTGTACGGCTACATGAGCATGAGCCAAGCGGTGGCGTTTCTCAGTGATTTCAAGCTGGGACACTACATGAAGATTCCTCCTAGATCGATGTTTCTGGTGCAGTTCATCGGGACGATGGTTGCGGGCACGGTGAACATGAGCGTGGCGTGGTGGATGCTCCACTCGATCGAAGGGATATGCCACCAAGACCCGGACTCGAGCAGCCCTTGGACGTGCACCAACGACCACGTGTTCTTCGACGCGTCCGTGATCTGGGGTCTGGTTAGTCCCATTAGGATCTTCGGCAGCCAGGGGAACTACCCGGCTCTCAACTGGTTCTTCCTGGTGGGGCTGATGGGTCCCGTGGTTGTGTGGGGGTTCCACAGGGCCTTCCCGCAGCAGTCGTGGATCCCCCTCATCAACCTCCCCGTGCTCCTGGGAGCCACGGCGAACCTGCCGCCGGCGTCTGCTCTCAACTACAATGCTTGGATCTTTGTGGGCACCGTCTTCAACTTCTTCGTGTTTAGGTATCGGAAGAAGTGGTGGCAGAGGTACAACTACATCCTGTCGGCGGCGTTGGATGCCGGGGTGGCCTTCATGGCCGTGCTGCTCTACTTCTCCACCGGCATCGAGAATAAGAGCGTCACGTGGTGGGGCAACGAGGGCGAGCATTGCGGATTGGCGATTTGCCCCACGGCCAAGGGTGTGGTGGTTGAAAACTGCCCGGTGTTTTAGTTTTCTTGCATGCATGTTTTATGAATATAGGCATCGTCATTCAAATATAGCTGCAAATTGGAGATTCCTACGTGTTTTGTTTTGCAGCAAAACTCCCTATTGTGCAATTTGTTTCCATAATGTGTTGATATACTCCAAATTAAGTTGTAATGATGCATGTGTTGACTCTCGCGTACATGTGAATCTATTGAGTCCATCAATTACCGGAAGAGTTTACAAATTgtttcagaaatataaatggcTTCAACCTCAAATCTTTACATTTTGGCACTACATTGAATCTATTTctataataaaagaattatgTGTTTTATAGCATTTAATTTGCCTATTATATTCCAATTATATACTCCATAACTTAAGAGCAATAACCTGTAGCTATGCATTACTACTATGGACAAAAAGGCCCTTCTAATTTTAGGTATACCTATAACCAGGGGAGCCAAGGACACCCCCTCAATTTTGTAACTTTTGTACGAGTAATTTGATAATTTTACATATATgttatagaaaataaataaataaatataatatatatatatatatatatataaattttgtattaatttcTAATGGGATATATATAAGCACATCTTGCTTATCTTCAATCCCTAATCTCTGGGAAATTCCAAATTTTTGTTTCGATCCCTCATTTCCCTACTCATTTCAGCGTGTTAATTGTCCGTCTAATGAGTTGCTGATATTTTTGTGTTAATTGTTCCAACTGATTTGGATCATAATTTGGTGTTAGCAGGCACGTTTCCTCTACCCATTTCAGTGTGATTTTTTATTagggttatttttttttaagattatctatttgatatatattgaGCAGAGGGATCGGTGGTGATTGGAATTTAGAGAATGTCATGCTAATTAAGTGATGATAATTTCTCAACCTATACAACTATAAGCTTTGAGCCTTAATTCAATTTCTTCTTATTTAGAGAATGAATATACGCTTAAATATTTCAATTGCTACGTACAAAGGAAGGAACAAGATATTGCAAAAGCAATGAAACTTGTTAAAGTAGCAAAAACACACTTGCAAGCAACATGAGATAAATGTTGTTTTTTgagttataattattttaataattattactcccttcgcCCCGAAATAATTTCATAGGAGGGagggacacgagttttaagatgAACATGTGAAAAAATAAGGGTAAATGGGGTACTATTGAGatttgagagtgatgaaaatgtcaaaaataaaagtaaatgagGTATTATTAGTGATAGGGTATAGTCTAAAAGTAGAATGAGAAGTTCTTTGGGAAtggaacaaaaaaaaagttaagaaGTTATTTGGGAACGGaagaagtatttatttttaatttaattattaattttactaCAAAAACATTGGGCTCCTCTAAGTCAAAAGTCCGACTCCGCCACAACCTATAacatctttattttaattatttaagaatatatttgttcatttttttttaaagaatataCATAGTTTAATAACTTCGATatatatcttttatatatttgatatataagatagtaaaattaaataaagacgAAAAGCAATATGAATGTcgaggaaaaaaaaatgggtcGACTGATTGCTGAAGGCCCATAAGAAAGAAATCCATCAATTGAACAGGAAACAAGGTTCGAAAAAAATTTGTATGCTCTCTTTAATGGAAAATGAtggaatatatttatttttatatatttgggTGGATAATTTTCTTTAAGTAGCATAAATTGTATTTTTGAgctatttttcttcattttcattctaattcatgataatattatcataaataATTGTATGATAATTTCCTATATTTTTTACTCTAGAAAAAATgatataagaaaaaataatgtgATAAAATTTACAGCGAAAAGGAAATACTTTTAAGAGAATTAAAGAAGTGGCTGCCTGGCTGGACAAGAAGGAAAGAAGAGTGGATTTCAGTCATTTGGCCGAAGGCGgtgtaataatttatttattgtttgcTATAAATACTTCCAAGTTCCAAGTCTCATCTCAAGCTTAGCTTTTTGAAATaactattttgaaaaaaaaaacataatatttagtcactaattataaaaaatataaaatttgatcATTTATTATATGTAAAGactattttacccttaattaggACGAACCGAATTCGGATCAAATTTGGGTTTGCACATGGGTTAGGTacatatgacactattagtgccatatgtgtcaaccgaaaaaaaaaatctaagtatatggTACTAAtaacactaatatgaccattaGTACAATTCGTGCAATACTATataagagagtatatgacactaatgacactaatatggctaTAAGTACTATtcgtatgacactaatgacactaatatggccataagtatcattcgtgtaGGACTGGGTCGTGTAGGATAACCCGCGCGTAAACTCGAATTCGACCCGAATTttgtccgccctaattaagggcaaaacagacCTAAAACGTAATAaattgtcaattttttttttgtcaattagtgaccaaatattatgttttctttttcaaaatgatcatatgagtatattgtttcatcatatatttatactcatttctcaattttttggatttgTAGAATCACAGAGCACGTTGTTTTTATCTTAAACTTATAAATATCGGTAATAGTATAAAAGTTATATTCACTCTAACAATATCTTAGTTTTTTTTAACTAATCATACTAGACGTTAAAATCAAAATCATGAAAGTCTCCTTGATATTTATCAAACACCCATAGATAGCTGTTAGTATTCATTTTCTTCATAATCACATtcctaaaagttatatttatatacaacTTTATTTGAACGTCGAGCAAAAAGGCTGAAATTATAAGTGATTTTGTTTGCCTGAAAGTCGGGCGTACGACttgcaaataaaaaaaattagaaatataacCTTGGAATCGATTTCAAATAATTCGCAAATTAATTCGACACTCTAAAATCTCCTTTACAATAACAAAATCACTTATCCTATGTGACATGCTTAGAATTATTTCATTTCAAAATTCTTCAATTCTCATGCATTTACAATGATTTATTAtgtataatcttcatcatttattaattaattaattattacattccatctaaaaattcattaataataataataataataactttacatataatctaaattaataaattttattatttattttatctcgataaaaattagatttacatgcctgacaataaaaaaattactatataatttatatacgataaatgattttaattgaatgttagtgattcgatgtatatttgttactattaattttatactccctccgtcccagaaaTAATGGcccgtttcttttgggcacggagattaagaaatattgAATTAAGGAGATAAAGTGATAGGCTATGtatttaaagatgttattagtAACATTAATTGTTAGCTAATCTACAACAATTGAAGATGATGGCCCACCACCATTTTCCCCTCACTCTAGCCGGCAAAAATCCGCCAACGCCAACCGTCTGACCGACCTTCTTCTTCAATACTCCGGCAAAAATTCGGCAACTTCAGCAGTCGGACCAACCTTCTTTTTCAATATTCCGACAAAATTAGCAAAGCAAATCAAAATCAGCAAACCCAAAAATCTCATCttcaaatcaaaatcaacaAAGCAAAGCAGCAAACCCAAAAATCCTATTTTGCTTAAGCAAACCCAAAAATCCAATCTTCAAAGCAAAATCAGCAGAGCAAAAAAGTAAACCCAAAAATCCTATCTTCAAAGCAAAATCAGCAGAGCAAAAAACCAAACCCAAAAATCCCATCTTCAAAGCAAAATCGCAAAGCCTAGCAACAAGCAACAGAGGCACGGTCGCTCCCCTCTGTTGCCTCCCCTTCCCCTGCTTCTTCTTCCTCCCCCGCTCTCCCTTCCCTTCTCCCTATAGTCGCCACCTCTGCAAACCCTAGCGAAGCCAAGGCTGCCGCCCTCATATCCCGTAACGGCGTCGCCTTCTATCGATCTCCGGTGACCGCAACAAAGGCACGACCGCTAACCTCGTTCTCCCCTCTTCTCACATTCACCTCTTTCACCGCCTCGACTCGACGACAACAGGGAGGTCGCCGCCTGAACTTCCTGTACCCAGCCCAGCAACAACCAAGTCGCCACCGGTGAGAGGAATAGAAAAAAGATGCAGGGCAAGATGAAGCGGTGGAGAGATGGCAGATGGAGGCGGTGGAGTAGATGGAAGCGGTGGAGTGAGAAAGAAATTGGAGTAGAGACTAGATGGGGTTTTGTTGGGCATaattaataactttaattaagtGTTAATTTTAGCCTAAAATggaaacagaccattatatATGGGACAAtgcaaaaaggaaaataagCCATTATttataggacggagggagtatttctcaaaagcatatatattatatgtatttattgtaatatattatactgtataaatttatgtatatactatatatatatataatatttatcttcttaattttcaataaaatcaatatCAAATAGAATTTGAATTGAGACAAGCAcgtgtatgtaaattataaatgggtccggtcattgatttacatgtttgcataataagatacaaattctataaacaaattactttaaaacaaaatcttattttacgtctatcaaaataattaaaattttatttttattttttataaaatatatccgtacattttatttgtatagggaataataataataataataataataataataataataataataataataataataactttattatgataataacaataaaataatcttattttattttttcatatctaaaaactttTTTTGTTTCATGAAATTAATAATGCATAAGTGAAGAATTTTTTTGTTTCAGTTTCgtccataataataatagatagatagataaattatgaaattaataaTGCATAAGTGaaaaatttagataaagaacaataaccataataataatagatagataaattatgaaattaataatgcataagtgaagaatttagataaagaacaataaaggatatgatgttaaaatatattagaaatctttcattatgtatcaaatttataataatctcaatcaagtgaagaattcatataaatcacctcatttcacattgatttttttataagatttcaccaaaataaaacttatacaagaaaaAGCTTTCGCTCTCCAAATTAAACatttacatttaattggcgaaatgattgagactaatacaatttgaattgctttgtcaattcaatttgaccaaatttatttaattaaatacagaatctaattaatttaatttttaaaaaataaattacataatcCAATTC
It contains:
- the LOC130992559 gene encoding oligopeptide transporter 4-like; translation: MGTVEEAEPPLSQSQPPPKLDDYDDDDEISPIEQVRLTVPITDDPTLPVWTFRMWALGLLSCVLLSFLNQFFSYRRSPLVITQITVLVATLPIGRFMAAVLPSTKWTVSIPGLGPREFSLNPGPFNIKEHVLISIFANAGSAFGNGPAYAVMIVDIIIAFYGRKISFLAGWLLIITTQVLGYGWAGLLRKYVVDPAHMWWPSTLVQISLFRTLHEKDEKADEGAKKQMSRSKFFLIALTCSFLWYLFPGYLFKTLQSISWLCWAFPHSVTAQQLGSGFNGLAIGALTLDWSVVASFLFSPLISPFFAIANIFVGYFVIMYVVVPISYWGLNVYNAKTFPLYSVDLFTADGQDYDIKAIVNNNFKLDKAQYAKQGRIHLSIMFALAYGFGFATIAATISHVALFYGKEIYERFKASKKGKIDIHTRLMMKNYQDIPSWWFYILLAVTLVVALMLCIFMKDEVQMPVWALVLSAVLAFSFTLPISIITATTNQTPGLNIITEYLMGVIYPGRPIANVCFKVYGYMSMSQAVAFLSDFKLGHYMKIPPRSMFLVQFIGTMVAGTVNMSVAWWMLHSIEGICHQDPDSSSPWTCTNDHVFFDASVIWGLVSPIRIFGSQGNYPALNWFFLVGLMGPVVVWGFHRAFPQQSWIPLINLPVLLGATANLPPASALNYNAWIFVGTVFNFFVFRYRKKWWQRYNYILSAALDAGVAFMAVLLYFSTGIENKSVTWWGNEGEHCGLAICPTAKGVVVENCPVF